A window of the Archocentrus centrarchus isolate MPI-CPG fArcCen1 chromosome 9, fArcCen1, whole genome shotgun sequence genome harbors these coding sequences:
- the plekha2 gene encoding pleckstrin homology domain-containing family A member 2 isoform X2 has translation MPYVDRLNRVCGFLDIEEKENSCRFQRRYFILDTQGNALLWYMDNPQNLPSGASSVGSLRLTYISKVPKSCPAPVKSDVTAVISDAQGGKRQAYKAEIIGGVVVHTLIQNDNEEAEGRERKGNRPGVLRCGYCVKQGNVRKNWKRRFFTLDDNTVSYYKSEMEKEPLRSIPLRDIQKVHECLVKSGDLLLRDNLFEIITGSRTFYIQTDSPEDMHGWIRDIQVKIQDFRGPSKGFSFKRSSSYYRSHNPSSTSRGQQIEAERRPTLVKSCSVAPGWQPWTPVPPCEPSIVDTEDDDSAFSSVATLPSPSSSSTSSSASSSSNSLSAPNPCPSAHPAPSTSGLGMLTASADAATGRRRHRSQPQPQTACSFPFSLDDDSIRTTDV, from the exons ATGCCGTACGTGGACCGGCTGAACCGTGTGTGCGGCTTCCTGGACATCGAGGAGAAGGAGAACAGCTGCCGCTTCCAGAGACGATACTTCATCCTTGACACGCAGGGAAATGCACTGCTGTGGTATATGGACAACCCTCAG AACCTGCCCAGTGGAGCCAGCTCTGTTGGCAGCTTGAGATTAACCTATATTTCTAAG GTGCCCAAGTCTTGCCCTGCACCTGTGAAGTCCGATGTGACCGCAGTGATCAGTGACGCTCAAGGAGGAAAGAGACAGGCCTACAAGGCTGAGATTATTGGCGGTGTGGTGGTGCACACTCTGATTCAG AATGACAACGAAGAGGcagaagggagagagaggaagggcAACCGGCCGGGTGTGCTGAGATGTGGTTACTGTGTTAAACAAGGAAATGTG AGGAAGAATTGGAAGAGGCGGTTTTTCACCCTGGATGACAACACAGTCAGTTACTACAAGTCTGAGATG GAAAAAGAGCCTCTCCGATCTATTCCACTGAGGGACATTCAGAAGGTGCATGAATGCCTTGTCAAGTCGGG GGATCTCCTGCTGAGAGATAATCTCTTTGAGATCATCACCGGCAGCCGAACTTTCTACATTCAG ACAGACTCTCCAGAGGACATGCATGGTTGGATCAGGGACATTCAGGTGAAGATCCAGGATTTCAGGGGTCCCTCTAAG ggtttttcttttaaacgcTCTTCTTCTTACTATCGGAGTCATAATCCTTCCTCTACGTCTCGTGGTCAGCAAATTGAAGCAGAAAGGAGACCTACACTGGTCAAGTCGTGCTCTGTGGCACCAGGCTGGCAGCCCTGGACACCTGTTCCGCCGTGTGAACCCTCTATTGTGGATACCGAGGATGATGACAGCGCGTTCAGCTCTGTGGCCACTCTGCCTTCGCCCTCCTCTtcatccacctcctcctctgcttcctcctcctctaaCTCCCTCTCTGCTCCAAACCCTTGCCCCAGTGCACATCCAGCACCTTCGACCAGTGGACTGGGGATGCTCACAGCATCCGCAGATGCGGCGACCGGGCGTCGGAGGCACCGATCGCAGCCTCAGCCTCAAACCGCCTGCAGCTTTCCGTTCAGCTTGGATGACGACAGCATCCGCACCACAGATGTGTAG
- the tbx5b gene encoding T-box transcription factor TBX5b: MANGGDQFGLAERPDSDCMDSPKETKQENSSFALNSPASPQSASSPQGMEGIKVFLHDRELWTKFDEVGTEMIITKAGRRMFPSYKVKVTGLNPKTKYILLMDIIPGDDHRYKFADNKWSITGKAEPAMPGRLYVHPDSPATGAHWSRQLVSFQKLKLTNNHLDPFGHIILNSMHKYQPRLHIVKADENNGFGSKNTAFCTHIFPETAFIAVTSYQNHKITQLKIENNPFAKGFRGSDDNELHRMAKLQGKDYPVVPRSTVRQRACSTGSPLSGESRGLRGSPEAVGSPYSCENGLNGSSPQELLNSPPTHYTLPHPHLQPGQQQQVYHCTKRKVEENCSSGNHQLSYKKPFTGSSPSEGESYYRLSSYPPPPSGLSNNPALGLTDSPYSSDMGQRQACMFAGSEPRMDELSCTSWSYTCPIPTAMTPVEPYPPYTPHPPYSSSPQGSRLSAIAHQTSPPLGEHIAHDPYQSQTSAPPSQSSQNIHSRQLSSPLREYPRYTPNLSPPLYHTLETHTHIRCGVPEWSAAS, encoded by the exons ATGGCAAACGGGGGGGACCAGTTCGGCCTTGCAGAGCGCCCTGACTCGGACTGTATGGATTCCCCGAAGGAAACCAAACAGGAAAATTCCAGCTTCGCCTTAAACTCGCCAGCTTCACCGCAGAGCGCGTCGAGCCCGCAG GGGATGGAGGGAATCAAAGTTTTCCTTCATGACAGGGAACTTTGGACCAAGTTTGACGAAGTGGGAACGGAAATGATCATCACCAAGGCTGGAAG GAGGATGTTCCCCAGTTACAAAGTGAAGGTCACAGGACTCAACCCCAAAACCAAGTACATTCTCCTGATGGACATCATTCCCGGCGATGACCATCGCTACAAATTCGCAGACAACAAATG GTCGATAACGGGGAAGGCAGAGCCCGCGATGCCCGGTAGGCTCTACGTCCATCCGGACTCTCCAGCCACCGGGGCGCACTGGAGCCGCCAGCTCGTCTCTTTCCAGAAGCTCAAACTCACCAACAACCACCTGGACCCTTTTGGACAT ATAATACTCAACTCCATGCACAAATACCAGCCTCGTCTCCATATTGTCAAGGCAGATGAGAACAATGGCTTTGGCTCCAAAAACACGGCTTTCTGCACTCACATCTTCCCTGAGACTGCCTTCATCGCTGTGACATCCTATCAGAACCACAAG ATCACACAGCTGAAGATAGAGAATAATCCTTTTGCTAAGGGATTCAGAGGCAGCGACGACAATGAGCTGCATCGCATGGCCAAGTTACAAGG GAAGGATTACCCAGTGGTCCCTCGCAGTACTGTCCGTCAGAGAGCCTGTTCCACTGGGAGTCCCCTCAGTGGGGAGAGTCGTGGTCTGCGTGGCTCCCCCGAGGCTGTTGGGTCCCCTTATAGCTGTGAGAACGGCTTGAATGGTAGCAGCCCTCAGGAACTGCTGAATTCTCCTCCCACGCATTACACCCTGCCTCATCCACACTTGCAACCTGGCCAACAGCAGCAGGTGTACCACTGCACCAAGAGAAAAG TGGAGGAAAACTGCTCCTCAGGAAACCACCAGCTTTCATACAAGAAACCTTTCACTGGTAGTTCACCAAGTGAAGGCGAATCGTATTATCGCCTCTCCTCCTACCCACCTCCTCCATCTGGTCTGTCCAACAACCCAGCCCTGGGACTCACTGACTCCCCTTACAGCTCAGACATGGGACAGCGTCAGGCCTGCATGTTTGCTGGATCAGAGCCCCGAATGGATGAACTCAGCTGTACATCCTGGTCATACACCTGCCCTATTCCGACTGCCATGACCCCAGTGGAGCCTTACCCACCTTATACTCCTCACCCCCCCTACAGCTCCAGCCCTCAGGGCTCTCGACTCAGCGCTATAGCCCACCAGACCTCTCCGCCACTTGGAGAACACATTGCCCACGATCCCTATCAGAGCCAGACCTCTGCACCACCATCTCAGAGTTCCCAAAACATTCACAGCAGGCAGCTCAGCTCTCCTCTCAGAGAATATCCCCGATACACGCCCAatctgtctcctcctctctaCCACACACtagagacgcacacacacatccgATGTGGAGTGCCAGAATGGAGTGCAGCCTCCTAA
- the plekha2 gene encoding pleckstrin homology domain-containing family A member 2 isoform X1: MPYVDRLNRVCGFLDIEEKENSCRFQRRYFILDTQGNALLWYMDNPQNLPSGASSVGSLRLTYISKVSEATTKQKPKTEFCFVINALSRRYFLQANDVTDMRDWVAALNKASKITVPKSCPAPVKSDVTAVISDAQGGKRQAYKAEIIGGVVVHTLIQNDNEEAEGRERKGNRPGVLRCGYCVKQGNVRKNWKRRFFTLDDNTVSYYKSEMEKEPLRSIPLRDIQKVHECLVKSGDLLLRDNLFEIITGSRTFYIQTDSPEDMHGWIRDIQVKIQDFRGPSKGFSFKRSSSYYRSHNPSSTSRGQQIEAERRPTLVKSCSVAPGWQPWTPVPPCEPSIVDTEDDDSAFSSVATLPSPSSSSTSSSASSSSNSLSAPNPCPSAHPAPSTSGLGMLTASADAATGRRRHRSQPQPQTACSFPFSLDDDSIRTTDV; the protein is encoded by the exons ATGCCGTACGTGGACCGGCTGAACCGTGTGTGCGGCTTCCTGGACATCGAGGAGAAGGAGAACAGCTGCCGCTTCCAGAGACGATACTTCATCCTTGACACGCAGGGAAATGCACTGCTGTGGTATATGGACAACCCTCAG AACCTGCCCAGTGGAGCCAGCTCTGTTGGCAGCTTGAGATTAACCTATATTTCTAAG GTGAGTGAAGCTACAACGAAGCAAAAACCCAAGACTGAGTTCTGCTTTG TCATCAATGCACTTTCACGACGGTACTTCCTGCAAGCCAATGATGTGACTGACATGAGAGACTGGGTGGCTGCTCTCAACAAGGCCAGCAAGATAACT GTGCCCAAGTCTTGCCCTGCACCTGTGAAGTCCGATGTGACCGCAGTGATCAGTGACGCTCAAGGAGGAAAGAGACAGGCCTACAAGGCTGAGATTATTGGCGGTGTGGTGGTGCACACTCTGATTCAG AATGACAACGAAGAGGcagaagggagagagaggaagggcAACCGGCCGGGTGTGCTGAGATGTGGTTACTGTGTTAAACAAGGAAATGTG AGGAAGAATTGGAAGAGGCGGTTTTTCACCCTGGATGACAACACAGTCAGTTACTACAAGTCTGAGATG GAAAAAGAGCCTCTCCGATCTATTCCACTGAGGGACATTCAGAAGGTGCATGAATGCCTTGTCAAGTCGGG GGATCTCCTGCTGAGAGATAATCTCTTTGAGATCATCACCGGCAGCCGAACTTTCTACATTCAG ACAGACTCTCCAGAGGACATGCATGGTTGGATCAGGGACATTCAGGTGAAGATCCAGGATTTCAGGGGTCCCTCTAAG ggtttttcttttaaacgcTCTTCTTCTTACTATCGGAGTCATAATCCTTCCTCTACGTCTCGTGGTCAGCAAATTGAAGCAGAAAGGAGACCTACACTGGTCAAGTCGTGCTCTGTGGCACCAGGCTGGCAGCCCTGGACACCTGTTCCGCCGTGTGAACCCTCTATTGTGGATACCGAGGATGATGACAGCGCGTTCAGCTCTGTGGCCACTCTGCCTTCGCCCTCCTCTtcatccacctcctcctctgcttcctcctcctctaaCTCCCTCTCTGCTCCAAACCCTTGCCCCAGTGCACATCCAGCACCTTCGACCAGTGGACTGGGGATGCTCACAGCATCCGCAGATGCGGCGACCGGGCGTCGGAGGCACCGATCGCAGCCTCAGCCTCAAACCGCCTGCAGCTTTCCGTTCAGCTTGGATGACGACAGCATCCGCACCACAGATGTGTAG